A window from Mycobacterium saskatchewanense encodes these proteins:
- a CDS encoding lipoprotein LpqH has translation MKRGLTVAAAGAAILTAGISGCSSNKSNTGGGGTATSVPGASVSVGAPGSNAAKVIIDGKDQNVQGTTVCAKAAGNVTMAVGGNTTGISVVLTDANPPQVKAVQLGNVNGVTLQYAQGGQGNAAATQDGNTYKITGTATGIDMANPMQPVNKPFEIDVTCS, from the coding sequence GTGAAGCGTGGACTGACGGTCGCGGCTGCCGGAGCGGCAATTCTGACCGCGGGCATTTCTGGCTGTTCGAGCAATAAGTCCAACACGGGCGGCGGCGGCACCGCGACTTCCGTGCCGGGAGCCTCCGTGTCGGTCGGCGCACCCGGCTCCAACGCGGCGAAGGTCATCATCGACGGCAAGGACCAGAACGTCCAGGGCACCACCGTCTGCGCCAAGGCCGCCGGCAACGTCACCATGGCGGTCGGCGGGAACACCACCGGGATCAGCGTTGTGCTGACCGACGCCAATCCTCCGCAGGTTAAGGCGGTCCAGCTCGGCAACGTCAACGGCGTGACCCTGCAGTACGCGCAGGGCGGTCAGGGCAACGCCGCGGCGACCCAGGACGGCAACACCTACAAGATCACCGGCACCGCGACGGGCATCGACATGGCCAACCCGATGCAGCCGGTCAACAAGCCTTTCGAAATCGACGTGACCTGCTCCTAA
- a CDS encoding sensor histidine kinase has translation MSSSRPANTRRVWSLRIRLLVGQVVVLAVVCIGITAATELALLHHLVAQLDGQLGGTSYRSALMYPEPKHPGWRHESRFSPRPGPGPRFLDAPGQPAGMVAAVVNHGNTVDAGYLTSSGTRAALTPAAQTQLERIAGSRRPVTLNLDGLGRYRVIAAPSRNGDDVIVTGLSMSNVDATMMRMLIIFGIVTVIALAAATTAGVVIIRSALAPLRRVAQTASKVADLPLDRGEVELPVRVAESDANPATEVGQLGSALNRMLDHISAALSARQASETRVRQFVADASHELRTPLAAIRGYTELTQRMGDDREAVAHAMSRVASETERMTRLVEDLLLLARLDSGRPLEREPVDLSRLAVDAVNDAHVAGPDHQWELDLPEEPVIVPGDSARLHQVLTNLLANARVHTGAGTVVTTRLSTEPTHSVLQVIDNGPGIPAALQSEVFERFARGDSSRSRKGGSTGLGLAIVSAVVKAHHGSIAVDSSPGHTEFTVRLPLNGWQPPASSPKAPG, from the coding sequence ATGTCCTCAAGCCGGCCCGCTAACACCCGGCGGGTCTGGTCGCTCCGCATACGGTTGCTGGTCGGGCAGGTCGTCGTCCTGGCCGTCGTGTGCATCGGCATCACCGCCGCGACCGAACTGGCGCTGTTGCACCACCTGGTGGCGCAGCTCGACGGGCAGCTCGGCGGCACCTCCTACCGCTCGGCGCTGATGTACCCCGAACCCAAACACCCGGGCTGGCGTCACGAATCACGCTTTTCACCCCGGCCGGGCCCCGGTCCGCGGTTCCTCGACGCGCCGGGCCAGCCCGCAGGCATGGTGGCCGCGGTGGTCAACCACGGCAACACCGTAGATGCCGGCTATTTGACCAGCAGCGGCACCCGGGCCGCGCTGACTCCCGCCGCGCAGACCCAACTCGAACGGATCGCAGGAAGCCGCCGCCCGGTGACGCTGAACCTCGACGGTCTGGGTCGCTACCGCGTCATCGCCGCCCCGAGCCGGAACGGGGACGACGTCATCGTCACCGGCCTGTCGATGTCGAACGTCGACGCCACGATGATGCGGATGCTCATCATCTTCGGGATCGTGACCGTCATCGCGCTCGCCGCCGCCACCACCGCCGGCGTCGTGATCATCAGGTCCGCGTTGGCGCCGCTGCGCCGTGTCGCGCAAACGGCGAGCAAGGTCGCCGACCTGCCGTTGGACCGCGGAGAGGTCGAGCTGCCCGTGCGGGTGGCCGAGTCCGATGCCAACCCGGCCACCGAGGTGGGCCAGCTGGGGTCGGCGCTGAACCGGATGCTCGACCACATCTCGGCCGCGCTGTCGGCGCGGCAGGCCAGTGAGACCCGGGTGCGGCAATTCGTCGCCGACGCCAGCCACGAACTGCGCACACCACTCGCCGCCATCCGCGGCTACACAGAACTCACGCAGCGCATGGGTGACGACCGCGAGGCGGTCGCGCACGCGATGAGCCGGGTGGCGTCCGAGACCGAGCGCATGACGCGGTTGGTGGAAGACCTGCTGCTGCTGGCGCGCCTCGACTCCGGTCGGCCGCTGGAGCGTGAGCCGGTGGATCTGTCGCGCCTGGCGGTCGACGCGGTCAACGACGCGCACGTCGCCGGCCCGGACCATCAGTGGGAGCTGGACCTGCCGGAAGAGCCGGTGATCGTTCCGGGAGATTCGGCGCGGCTACACCAGGTCCTGACGAATCTGCTCGCCAATGCCCGCGTCCACACCGGCGCCGGCACCGTCGTCACCACCCGACTGAGCACCGAGCCGACGCACAGCGTGCTGCAGGTGATCGACAACGGGCCCGGCATCCCGGCGGCGCTGCAGTCCGAGGTGTTCGAGCGGTTCGCCCGCGGGGACTCCTCCCGCTCCAGGAAGGGCGGCAGCACCGGGCTGGGGCTCGCGATCGTCTCGGCGGTGGTCAAGGCGCACCACGGCTCCATCGCGGTGGACAGCTCGCCGGGCCACACCGAATTCACGGTGCGGTTGCCGCTCAATGGGTGGCAACCGCCCGCGTCATCTCCCAAAGCTCCCGGTTAG
- a CDS encoding response regulator transcription factor gives MCRADGNPINVLVVDDEAVLAEMVSMALRYEGWNIATAGDGSSAIASARAQRPDVVVLDVMLPDMSGLDVLHKLREENPQLPVLLLTAKDSVEDRIAGLTAGGDDYVTKPFSIEEVVLRLRALLRRTGVTTVDSGAQLVVGDLVLDEDSHEVTRGGEPIALTSTEFELLRFMMRNSKRVLSKAQILDRVWSYDFGGRSNIVELYISYLRKKIDNGREPMIHTLRGAGYVLKPAR, from the coding sequence ATGTGCCGCGCGGACGGCAACCCGATCAACGTGCTCGTGGTCGACGACGAAGCCGTGCTCGCCGAGATGGTGTCAATGGCGTTGCGATACGAGGGCTGGAACATCGCGACCGCCGGAGACGGATCCTCGGCGATAGCGTCGGCGCGGGCCCAGCGGCCCGACGTCGTGGTCCTGGACGTCATGCTGCCCGACATGAGCGGGCTCGACGTCCTGCACAAGCTTCGGGAGGAAAACCCGCAGCTGCCGGTGCTGTTGCTGACGGCCAAGGATTCGGTGGAGGACCGCATCGCCGGGCTGACCGCCGGCGGCGACGACTACGTCACCAAACCGTTCAGCATCGAAGAAGTAGTCCTGCGGCTGCGCGCCCTTTTGCGGCGCACCGGGGTGACGACCGTGGACAGCGGCGCCCAGCTGGTCGTCGGCGACCTGGTGCTCGACGAGGACAGTCACGAAGTGACTCGCGGCGGCGAACCGATCGCCCTGACCTCCACCGAGTTCGAGCTGCTGCGCTTCATGATGCGCAACTCCAAGCGTGTGCTCAGCAAGGCGCAGATCCTGGATCGAGTGTGGAGTTACGACTTCGGCGGCCGGTCCAACATCGTCGAGCTGTACATCTCCTACCTGCGCAAGAAGATCGACAACGGTCGCGAGCCCATGATCCACACACTGCGCGGCGCGGGTTATGTCCTCAAGCCGGCCCGCTAA
- a CDS encoding MarR family winged helix-turn-helix transcriptional regulator, with the protein MSAAENFTDNLVQTSFAVTAILNRVASEHDLSLTQLRVLGILRDREPTMAELASYLGLERSTVSGLIDRAVGRGLVRKTTDAADGRSVRVSLTAEARRLAPAIIAEIGELLSPMTSRLNPGEQQRLTALLGKVLTV; encoded by the coding sequence ATGAGCGCGGCAGAGAACTTCACCGACAACCTCGTACAGACGTCGTTCGCGGTGACCGCAATCCTGAATCGGGTTGCCTCCGAACACGATCTGTCGTTGACCCAGCTGCGGGTGCTGGGAATACTCCGTGACCGCGAACCCACGATGGCCGAACTCGCTTCGTACCTGGGTTTGGAGCGTTCGACCGTCAGCGGTCTCATCGATCGCGCCGTTGGGCGAGGGCTGGTGCGAAAGACCACCGATGCCGCCGACGGGCGATCGGTGCGTGTCAGCCTTACCGCGGAGGCGCGACGACTCGCCCCCGCGATCATCGCCGAGATCGGTGAGCTCTTGTCACCCATGACCTCGCGGCTCAACCCGGGCGAACAGCAGCGGCTCACCGCGCTGCTGGGCAAGGTGCTGACCGTGTAG
- a CDS encoding zinc-binding dehydrogenase, producing the protein MHAAVVSTFDKPPAYREFPRPTPQSPDEMLVDVVAAGLHRRVRSQADGSHYTSTGELPLVPGIDGVGRAPDGSLRYFVLPDTAVGAIAEQTVIDRRRSFVLPDGADPVLVAAAMNPVMSSWVALRRRIDFEPGSTVLVLGATGSAGRMAVQVAKRLGAGRVIGAGRNPGRLAALTERGADQTIQLDTGVSDLARAAADVDVVIDYLWGATAAEAMAGIAARRSEPGKPLSWIQIGSVAGASADIPSAALRAIRLQIVGSGQGSVPARDLLAELPAIVDEITRVGYELDVRAVPLSDVEAAWSDAATEQRIVFIPA; encoded by the coding sequence ATGCACGCCGCCGTCGTGTCCACTTTCGACAAACCACCCGCCTACCGGGAGTTTCCTCGCCCCACACCACAATCGCCGGACGAGATGCTGGTCGACGTCGTTGCCGCCGGCCTGCATCGGCGGGTGCGCTCGCAGGCCGACGGCTCGCACTACACCTCCACCGGTGAGCTGCCCCTCGTCCCGGGCATCGACGGGGTGGGTCGCGCTCCCGACGGGAGCCTGCGTTACTTCGTCCTGCCGGACACGGCCGTGGGCGCCATCGCCGAGCAGACCGTCATCGATCGGCGCCGCAGCTTCGTGCTTCCCGATGGCGCCGACCCAGTCCTGGTGGCCGCGGCGATGAACCCCGTCATGTCCTCCTGGGTGGCCCTGCGGCGCCGCATCGACTTCGAGCCCGGGTCCACGGTTCTCGTACTCGGCGCCACCGGCAGTGCGGGGCGCATGGCCGTGCAGGTCGCCAAGCGGCTCGGCGCGGGCCGCGTCATCGGCGCCGGGCGCAATCCCGGGCGGCTCGCCGCCCTCACCGAGCGCGGCGCGGACCAGACGATCCAACTCGACACCGGTGTAAGCGATCTCGCGCGGGCCGCGGCCGACGTGGACGTCGTGATCGACTACCTCTGGGGCGCGACCGCGGCCGAGGCGATGGCCGGCATCGCGGCCCGCCGCTCGGAGCCCGGCAAACCGCTCAGCTGGATCCAGATCGGCTCGGTGGCCGGCGCTTCCGCGGACATCCCCTCCGCCGCGTTGCGCGCCATCCGCCTGCAGATCGTCGGAAGCGGACAGGGGTCGGTCCCAGCCCGCGATCTCCTGGCCGAACTACCCGCCATCGTCGACGAGATCACCCGCGTAGGCTACGAACTCGACGTCCGCGCCGTGCCGCTGTCCGACGTCGAAGCGGCCTGGAGCGACGCCGCCACCGAGCAGCGGATCGTCTTCATCCCCGCCTAA
- a CDS encoding class I SAM-dependent methyltransferase, producing the protein MPRTDNDSWDITQSVGATALGVAAARAAETESDNPLINDPFARVFVDAAGEGMWSIYADPALLAKAIELEPEVQSRIQLMIDFMATRTAFFDEFFLGAAEAGVRQVVILASGLDARTWRLPWPDGTVVYELDQPKVLDFKAQTLRDHGAQPAARLVNVPIDLRQDWPKALQEAGFDPSRPAAWSAEGLVRYLPAQAQDLLFERIDSLSAEGSWLASNVPGAGFTDPDLVRRQREDMQRMRAAAAKLVNAEITDFDDLWYAEERTPVDVWLRQHGWEVSAQTFPELMTRYSREIPAGSEDAMPPTLFVSAQRRAV; encoded by the coding sequence ATGCCGCGCACGGACAACGATTCCTGGGACATCACTCAAAGCGTCGGGGCCACCGCACTGGGCGTGGCCGCGGCACGCGCTGCGGAGACCGAGAGCGACAACCCGCTGATCAACGACCCGTTCGCGCGCGTCTTCGTCGACGCCGCGGGTGAGGGGATGTGGAGTATTTACGCCGATCCCGCGCTACTGGCCAAGGCGATCGAGCTCGAACCGGAGGTGCAGTCGCGGATCCAACTGATGATCGACTTCATGGCGACCCGGACGGCCTTCTTCGACGAGTTCTTCCTGGGCGCGGCCGAGGCCGGGGTGCGGCAGGTGGTCATCCTGGCGTCGGGGCTGGACGCGCGGACCTGGCGGCTGCCCTGGCCGGACGGCACGGTCGTGTACGAGCTCGACCAGCCCAAGGTGCTGGACTTCAAGGCGCAGACGCTGCGCGACCACGGCGCGCAGCCGGCCGCGCGGCTGGTGAACGTGCCGATCGACCTGCGGCAGGATTGGCCGAAGGCGTTGCAGGAGGCGGGGTTCGACCCGTCCCGGCCGGCGGCCTGGTCGGCGGAAGGGCTGGTGCGCTACCTGCCGGCGCAGGCCCAGGACCTGTTGTTCGAGCGGATCGATTCGCTCAGCGCGGAGGGCAGCTGGCTGGCGTCCAACGTGCCCGGCGCGGGCTTCACCGACCCGGACCTGGTCCGGCGCCAGCGCGAAGACATGCAGCGGATGCGGGCTGCGGCGGCCAAGCTGGTCAACGCCGAGATCACGGACTTCGATGACCTGTGGTATGCCGAGGAGCGCACGCCCGTCGACGTCTGGCTGCGTCAGCACGGTTGGGAGGTGTCCGCGCAGACGTTCCCCGAGCTGATGACGCGTTACTCCCGCGAGATTCCAGCCGGTTCCGAGGATGCCATGCCCCCTACGCTTTTCGTGTCCGCGCAACGACGCGCGGTTTAG
- a CDS encoding phosphotransferase family protein, with amino-acid sequence MSEHGLGDGPLEDVVTVTGGTQNVMLRFTRAGRPYVLRRGPRHLRPRTNSVILRETKVLAALADSDVPHPHLIAACADPTVLGDAVFYLMEPVDGFNAGEGLPPLHAGDAEIQYQMGLSMADALARLGAVDHLAVGLADFGKPDGFLERQVPRWLSELDSYREYENYPGPQIPGVEQVATWLEERRPATWKPGIMHGDYHAANVMFSRTGPEVVAIVDWEMCTIGDPLLDLGWLLATWKQPDGSSVFSHALGGQDGLASTEDLLQRYAANTTRDLSSITWYTVLACFKLGIVIEGTLARACAGKAEKAVGDQLHAATVHLFERALGLIETRS; translated from the coding sequence ATGTCGGAGCACGGCCTGGGCGACGGGCCCCTCGAGGACGTCGTCACCGTCACCGGTGGAACCCAGAACGTCATGCTGCGCTTCACCAGGGCCGGCCGGCCGTACGTGTTGCGGCGCGGACCCCGCCACCTGCGGCCGCGCACCAACAGCGTCATCCTGAGGGAAACCAAAGTTCTCGCCGCGCTTGCCGATTCGGACGTGCCACACCCCCACCTGATCGCGGCGTGCGCGGATCCGACCGTGCTGGGCGACGCGGTGTTCTATCTGATGGAACCGGTCGACGGATTCAACGCGGGCGAGGGGTTGCCGCCGCTGCATGCGGGCGATGCGGAGATCCAATACCAAATGGGCCTGTCGATGGCCGACGCGTTGGCGAGGCTGGGCGCCGTCGATCACCTCGCGGTCGGCCTCGCCGACTTCGGGAAGCCCGACGGTTTCCTGGAACGCCAAGTGCCACGGTGGCTTTCGGAGCTGGACTCCTACCGCGAGTACGAGAACTACCCGGGTCCGCAGATCCCGGGGGTCGAGCAGGTGGCGACCTGGCTCGAGGAGCGACGTCCGGCCACGTGGAAGCCCGGCATCATGCACGGTGACTACCACGCCGCCAACGTGATGTTCTCCCGCACCGGGCCCGAAGTGGTCGCCATCGTCGACTGGGAGATGTGCACGATCGGCGACCCGCTGCTGGATCTGGGGTGGCTGCTGGCCACCTGGAAACAACCCGACGGCTCCAGCGTCTTCAGCCACGCACTGGGCGGCCAGGACGGGTTGGCCAGCACCGAAGACCTGCTCCAGCGGTACGCCGCCAACACCACCCGAGACCTGTCGAGCATCACCTGGTACACGGTGCTGGCGTGCTTCAAGCTCGGCATCGTGATCGAGGGAACGCTCGCCCGCGCCTGCGCGGGCAAGGCCGAAAAGGCCGTCGGGGACCAACTTCACGCGGCAACGGTGCACCTCTTCGAGCGGGCGCTGGGTCTCATCGAGACACGGAGCTGA
- a CDS encoding GNAT family N-acetyltransferase gives MDAGLSSRVRPAAPQDAAACLAIYRPYVLDTAISWELEVPTVTEMAARIAAARDTHEWLALERDDEVIGFAYGQTFNRLPTFRWTAQTGLYVRADRHRTGGGRDLYERLLPRLAERGYRQAMAGITQPNEASNGFHRSFGFRDAGLYRRVEWKLDRWHDVAWMQLDLVGAAKQEPPRPIT, from the coding sequence GTGGACGCCGGCCTGAGCAGCCGCGTGCGGCCGGCTGCCCCTCAGGACGCGGCCGCCTGCCTCGCGATCTATCGGCCCTACGTGCTGGACACCGCGATCAGCTGGGAACTGGAAGTCCCGACGGTCACCGAGATGGCCGCACGCATCGCCGCGGCCCGCGACACCCATGAATGGCTCGCGCTCGAACGCGACGATGAGGTCATCGGCTTCGCCTACGGGCAGACTTTCAATCGTCTGCCCACCTTCAGGTGGACGGCCCAGACCGGGCTGTATGTCCGGGCCGACCGGCACCGCACCGGCGGGGGCCGCGACCTCTACGAACGGCTGCTCCCCCGTCTGGCCGAACGAGGGTATCGACAGGCGATGGCCGGCATTACGCAACCGAACGAGGCCAGCAACGGGTTCCACCGGTCGTTCGGATTCCGCGATGCCGGTCTCTACCGGCGGGTCGAATGGAAGCTCGACCGCTGGCACGACGTCGCGTGGATGCAGCTCGACCTGGTCGGCGCCGCCAAGCAAGAACCGCCGCGTCCCATCACCTGA
- a CDS encoding DUF732 domain-containing protein has product MTRAALCAPVLAPLFAIAWLTPAARADPDPISVAAYLQTLNQAHVPYDDPGKMVELGNSVCQQSRGGAAFDDVGESVIGRGFTPTQAGLIMGAAVATFCPDMQPSMGRWSNS; this is encoded by the coding sequence ATGACTCGCGCGGCCCTGTGTGCGCCCGTCCTGGCCCCACTTTTCGCGATCGCGTGGCTGACTCCGGCCGCGCGCGCCGATCCCGACCCCATCTCCGTCGCCGCGTACCTCCAGACGTTGAATCAGGCGCACGTCCCCTACGACGACCCCGGGAAGATGGTCGAACTTGGAAATTCGGTCTGCCAGCAGTCCCGCGGCGGCGCGGCCTTCGACGACGTCGGCGAATCCGTGATCGGCAGGGGATTCACGCCCACGCAGGCGGGCCTGATCATGGGCGCCGCCGTCGCGACCTTCTGCCCCGACATGCAGCCGTCGATGGGCCGCTGGAGCAACAGCTGA
- a CDS encoding nitroreductase family deazaflavin-dependent oxidoreductase codes for MQEFDEELFRTDTAALKVFNDQIIEEFRASDGKVGGVFENHGILLLTSTGAKSGKPRLTPLAYFTIDGSMVVVGSRGGAPNHPDWVHNLRAHPVAQVEVGAESFEVTVRELRGDRRAGVFGEINAIVPNFDAYQGKTTRVIPLFELRRRTASE; via the coding sequence ATGCAGGAGTTTGATGAGGAGTTATTCCGCACCGATACGGCCGCTCTGAAGGTATTCAACGACCAGATCATCGAAGAATTTCGTGCCAGCGACGGAAAAGTCGGGGGTGTCTTCGAGAATCATGGAATATTGTTACTGACGTCTACCGGGGCGAAGTCAGGGAAACCGAGGCTGACCCCTCTCGCATACTTCACGATTGACGGCTCAATGGTCGTGGTGGGTTCGCGCGGCGGAGCGCCGAACCATCCTGACTGGGTGCACAACTTGCGTGCGCATCCCGTTGCGCAAGTCGAAGTGGGTGCCGAGTCGTTCGAGGTGACAGTCCGCGAGTTGCGCGGTGATCGACGTGCAGGGGTTTTCGGCGAGATCAACGCAATAGTACCGAATTTCGACGCGTATCAGGGAAAGACCACCCGGGTGATTCCCCTGTTCGAGTTGCGCCGACGAACCGCTAGCGAATAG
- a CDS encoding pyridoxal phosphate-dependent aminotransferase translates to MTARLRPELQGLPVYVPGKTVPGSIKLASNETVFGPLPSVRAAIEKATDEINRYPDNGCVQVKAALAGHLGHDFGPEHVAVGCGSVSLCQQLVQITASVGDEVIMGWHSFELYPPQVQTAGATPVKVPLTDHTYDLDAMFAAITDRTRLIFVCNPNNPTSTVVDPGALARFVEAVPSHILVAIDEAYVEYIRDGMRPDSLGLARTHSNVVVLRTFSKAYGLAGLRVGYAVGHADLVTALDKVYVPFSVTSVSQAAAIASLDAADELLARTDALVAERARVVAALSDAGYALPPTQANFVWLPLGARTMDFVQRAAEARVVVRPFAPDGVRVTVGAPHENDALLQFACDWISRRSNP, encoded by the coding sequence GTGACCGCCCGCCTACGCCCCGAACTGCAGGGGCTGCCGGTCTATGTCCCCGGCAAGACGGTGCCGGGCTCGATCAAACTGGCCAGCAACGAGACGGTGTTCGGGCCGTTGCCCAGTGTCCGCGCCGCCATCGAAAAGGCCACCGACGAGATCAACCGCTACCCCGACAACGGCTGCGTCCAGGTCAAAGCGGCGCTGGCGGGCCACCTGGGCCACGATTTCGGGCCCGAACATGTCGCCGTGGGCTGCGGCTCGGTCAGCCTGTGCCAGCAGCTCGTCCAGATCACCGCCTCAGTCGGTGACGAGGTGATCATGGGTTGGCACAGCTTCGAGCTGTACCCGCCGCAGGTCCAGACCGCCGGCGCGACTCCCGTCAAGGTTCCGCTCACCGATCACACCTACGACCTCGACGCGATGTTCGCCGCGATCACCGACCGCACCCGGCTGATCTTCGTGTGCAACCCCAACAATCCGACCTCCACCGTCGTCGATCCCGGGGCGCTGGCCCGCTTCGTCGAGGCCGTGCCGTCGCACATCCTGGTCGCGATCGACGAGGCCTACGTCGAGTACATCCGCGACGGCATGCGGCCCGACAGTTTGGGGCTGGCCCGCACCCACAGCAATGTCGTGGTGCTGCGCACCTTTTCGAAGGCCTACGGGCTGGCGGGACTGCGGGTCGGCTATGCGGTCGGGCACGCCGACCTCGTCACCGCGCTCGACAAGGTCTACGTGCCGTTCTCGGTGACGAGCGTCTCCCAGGCGGCGGCCATCGCGTCGCTGGACGCCGCCGACGAACTCCTGGCGCGCACGGACGCCCTGGTCGCCGAGCGCGCCCGCGTCGTCGCGGCCCTAAGCGACGCCGGCTACGCGCTGCCGCCAACCCAGGCGAACTTCGTGTGGTTGCCGCTGGGGGCTCGCACGATGGATTTCGTGCAGCGGGCCGCGGAGGCGCGCGTCGTGGTGCGGCCGTTCGCCCCCGACGGGGTGCGGGTCACCGTCGGCGCGCCGCACGAGAACGACGCCCTGCTGCAATTCGCCTGCGACTGGATCTCCCGAAGGAGCAACCCGTGA
- a CDS encoding DUF4334 domain-containing protein, whose protein sequence is MTLARKKFTEFKERDGEIADGELDDFWSSLEPATIDEMIGEWKGGEFRTGHRMNGQLEKVGWFGKTFKSARDAQPLVCLDAEGNKFSNVEMGKGEASLWLEDFRGEVTATMVYDGQPVHDHFKKVDDDAVMGIMNGKGVRDNGRYYYFYLERV, encoded by the coding sequence GTGACCCTGGCCCGCAAGAAGTTCACGGAATTCAAGGAGCGCGACGGCGAGATCGCGGATGGCGAGCTCGACGACTTCTGGTCCTCGCTGGAACCGGCGACCATCGACGAGATGATCGGCGAGTGGAAGGGTGGCGAGTTCCGCACCGGCCACCGGATGAACGGACAGCTGGAGAAGGTCGGCTGGTTCGGCAAGACCTTCAAGTCCGCCCGCGATGCGCAGCCGCTGGTCTGCCTGGACGCCGAGGGCAACAAGTTCTCGAACGTGGAGATGGGCAAGGGTGAGGCCAGTCTGTGGCTGGAGGACTTCCGCGGCGAAGTCACCGCCACGATGGTCTACGACGGCCAGCCCGTGCACGACCACTTCAAGAAGGTCGACGACGACGCCGTCATGGGCATCATGAACGGCAAGGGCGTGCGGGATAACGGCCGGTACTACTACTTCTACCTCGAGCGGGTCTGA
- a CDS encoding TIGR03086 family metal-binding protein: MAPDLRPGPHSPPTDELHAAEDTLGILQRVLHPVAADDLSKQTPCTEFDVEQLTAHLLKSISGLGGMVGAEIPERDENESVERQVVAAARPVLDAWHRRGLDGSVPFGKGEMPAKNACAILSVEFLVHAWDYAAAVGHELEAPEPLSEYVLGLARQVIRPEIRAGAGFDDPVDVSEDAGALEQLVAFTGRNPAR; the protein is encoded by the coding sequence ATGGCTCCCGATCTGCGACCCGGCCCTCATTCCCCACCGACCGACGAGCTACACGCCGCCGAGGACACGTTGGGGATCCTGCAGCGCGTGCTGCACCCCGTCGCCGCCGACGACTTGTCCAAGCAGACCCCGTGCACCGAGTTCGACGTGGAGCAGCTCACCGCGCACCTATTGAAGTCTATTTCCGGGCTGGGTGGCATGGTTGGCGCGGAGATCCCCGAGCGGGACGAGAACGAATCGGTGGAACGGCAGGTCGTCGCCGCGGCCCGGCCGGTGTTGGACGCGTGGCACCGCCGCGGCCTGGATGGCTCGGTGCCGTTCGGCAAGGGCGAGATGCCCGCCAAGAATGCGTGCGCCATCCTGTCGGTCGAATTCCTGGTGCACGCCTGGGATTACGCGGCGGCCGTGGGCCACGAGCTCGAGGCCCCCGAACCGCTGTCGGAATACGTGCTAGGCCTCGCCCGCCAGGTGATCAGGCCGGAAATCCGCGCCGGCGCCGGTTTCGACGACCCGGTCGACGTGTCCGAGGACGCCGGCGCCCTGGAGCAGCTGGTCGCCTTCACGGGCCGCAACCCGGCCCGGTAG
- a CDS encoding crotonase/enoyl-CoA hydratase family protein, translating into MGDTYESVTVETKDQVAQVTLVGPGKGNAMGPAFWSEMPEVFAALDADRDVRAIVITGSGKNFSYGLDVPAMGGAFAPLLGGDALARPRAEFHAEIKRMQNAITAIADCRTPTIASVHGWCIGGGVDLISAVDIRYASADAKFSVREVKLAIVADVGSLARLPLILGDGHLRELALTGKDIDARRAEKIGLVNDVYDDAEATLAAAHATAAEIAANPPLTVHGIKDVLDQQRISAVSESLRYVAAWNAAFLPSKDLTEGISAAFAKRPPQFTGD; encoded by the coding sequence ATGGGCGATACATACGAATCCGTCACAGTGGAGACCAAAGACCAGGTCGCCCAGGTGACGCTGGTCGGGCCGGGCAAGGGCAACGCGATGGGGCCCGCGTTCTGGTCCGAGATGCCGGAGGTGTTCGCGGCGCTGGACGCCGACCGCGATGTGCGGGCGATCGTGATCACGGGTTCGGGCAAGAACTTCAGCTACGGCCTCGACGTGCCCGCCATGGGTGGCGCCTTCGCGCCACTGCTGGGTGGCGACGCGCTGGCCCGCCCGCGCGCGGAGTTCCACGCCGAGATCAAGCGCATGCAGAACGCGATCACCGCCATCGCCGACTGCCGCACGCCGACCATCGCGTCGGTGCACGGCTGGTGCATCGGCGGCGGCGTCGACCTGATCTCCGCGGTCGACATCCGCTACGCCAGCGCCGACGCGAAGTTCTCCGTACGTGAGGTCAAGCTCGCGATCGTCGCCGACGTCGGCAGCCTCGCCCGCCTGCCGCTGATCCTGGGCGACGGCCACCTGCGGGAGCTCGCCCTGACCGGTAAGGACATCGACGCGCGCCGGGCCGAGAAGATCGGCCTGGTCAACGACGTGTACGACGACGCCGAGGCCACCCTGGCCGCGGCCCACGCCACCGCCGCCGAGATCGCCGCCAACCCGCCCCTGACCGTGCACGGCATCAAGGATGTTCTCGACCAGCAACGCATCTCGGCGGTGTCGGAGAGCCTGCGCTACGTCGCCGCCTGGAACGCGGCGTTTCTGCCGTCGAAGGACCTGACCGAGGGGATTTCGGCGGCGTTCGCCAAGCGCCCGCCGCAGTTCACCGGCGACTAG